The sequence below is a genomic window from Pleurocapsa sp. PCC 7327.
CATAGCTGTAATCTGAAGCAGTGAAGGCTTGCTCGTAGACGTAATAAACGACAGTCTTGGAACTATTGAGCGGACCTCCGCGAGTCATGATATAGACTTCTTCAAATACTTTCATTGCAGAAATCGAAGAGATAACCGCAACTAGCAGTAAATAGGGACGCATCAACGGGACGGTAAGATCCCAATGCTTTTTCCATCCATCCGAACCATCGAGGGAGGCAGCTTCATACAGTTCTGCGGGAATCGATTGCAACCCGGCTAAATAAATGACCATATAATAGCCCAAGCCCTTCCAAATCGTTACCGCCATCACGCTCCAAAGGGCTAATTGTGGGCTAGTCAACCAGCGAATCGACTCTGTAAAACCGATCGCTTTCAGCCCTTGATTGAAGATGCCGTTAGTATCATACAACGCCCGCCAAGCAATTCCAGCTACGATAGTAGAAATGATGACGGGCGTATAAAAAGATAGCCGAAACCAATGAATGCCTCGCAGTTTTCGGTTGACTAGAATAGCTAGTCCTAGAGGGGCAACCACCAAAATAGGCACAACGCCGACGAGATAGAGAAAAGTATTTTTTAGCGTTTCCCAGAAAACTTTATCTATCCACAACCTTTGAAAATTCTCCCATCCTATCCATTGAGGGGGTTGGGTAAATCCTTCATAACGAGTAAAACTCAAAGAAAAGGCTTGCAAGACTGGATAAAATACTGTCAGTCCCAGCACGATTAAAGCGGGAAGCAAAAATAAATAGGGCGTTAGTTGCTTTTTAAGTTTATAGTGTTTGCTCGTTTCCCGGCTCTGTTTGGAGATGGGTTTTTCTATAGTTTTCATAGTAGTTATTGGTTAGTAGTTAGTTGTTGGTTGTCTCCCCACACTCCCCCACTCAATAAGCCATCTATCCCAAATAAGAAATTCTATTTTCCTCTGGATGGGGATTGCGCCACTCGCCGACGACATCGAGGCTGCCTTCCAAAAATT
It includes:
- a CDS encoding carbohydrate ABC transporter permease — its product is MKTIEKPISKQSRETSKHYKLKKQLTPYLFLLPALIVLGLTVFYPVLQAFSLSFTRYEGFTQPPQWIGWENFQRLWIDKVFWETLKNTFLYLVGVVPILVVAPLGLAILVNRKLRGIHWFRLSFYTPVIISTIVAGIAWRALYDTNGIFNQGLKAIGFTESIRWLTSPQLALWSVMAVTIWKGLGYYMVIYLAGLQSIPAELYEAASLDGSDGWKKHWDLTVPLMRPYLLLVAVISSISAMKVFEEVYIMTRGGPLNSSKTVVYYVYEQAFTASDYSYGCTIGLVLFLVILGLSILNLNLSRH